DNA from Triticum aestivum cultivar Chinese Spring chromosome 7D, IWGSC CS RefSeq v2.1, whole genome shotgun sequence:
GGGTGTATCCCTCGGCCCACTTGGCGCAACAGCTCGGAGGATCGAAAGATCTCGGCCGTCCAAGCTAGGGATCGCTTATAAACACCCAACCCTAGCCTAAACCCCCGCTCCCCTCCCGCCGCATCCTCTTCGTCCTCCCGTCCGCCGCAGTGCAGGTTCGTTCCGTTCGCTCTGTCGCTCGCGTCATCTCACCTTCCCCGTCCGGTGGAAATCATCTCCTGTATCCCGGTGAATAGATCTCCCGGATTCCATGTCGCTCTGGTTCTTCGCGCGGTAGCAGTAGGTTCCTAATTTCCTCTCGTATGCGTAGTGCTAGTTTATGATCCGCCACGCGTTCATGATCTTGCTTGTTAGCACGCGCACTCATGCCGTGTTGCTCAGTAGTTTGGAGAGGTGACAACTTGTTGGGATCGTTTAGCTCGCGTGTTTACGTTGGTGTGGTGGATCGTCTGCAGGTAAGAAGGGGTCGAAATGGTGAAGCACAACAATGTTATCCCTAACGGCCACTTCAAGAAGCATTGGCAGAACTATGTCAAGACCTGGTTCAACCAGCCTGCCCGCAAGCAGAGGCGCCGCATTGGTGAGCAACCCTGCTCTTACATTGTTGCGTGTTTTATCAGTCACACACTTGTAACTGTACATGTCATGCATCACGCGATGGTAATTGCAGTGATAATTAAGTGCTTAAATTCTCGTTAGTTAATTTATTACCCCTTCTAGAGTGATAGACAGAGCTATATGTGGTTGATTTTATCCCATATTGCGTGATCACATTGGCTCTCTGTCCTTAATCACCATCATTTGTATACACATTTAACAGTGCATACTTGCTTGTAATCTAATAGAAACGAATGTTGTCCTTGAAAGTTATACCTGTGCTGAGTGTTCTGTTGAAAGCGTTCTTGCTTATTTAGGCACCTCAATTATCTCCAGACAGTATTCCTCGCCAGGTCAATCAATTGTTTCCAGCAAACCTACCTGAACTTTTGTACACAAACACAGGACAACTGTTGACATGTCTGTTCAATACCATTTCTGGAttgatttcttttgaatttttgTGTACCTCTGATGCCATGCATGGAGTGATCTGACTCAGCATGTCTTCATATGCACACACTTGATCTTTAACCTGTGATGATATGCCTGTGATGCTGCTCAGCATCACTAGCCAGCTACCAACTTTTGGGTTTTTTTTTGCTGCTTGACTAATTTTGAATAACCATCGTACAATTTGTAATTGTTCAGCTCGTCAAAAGAAGGCTGTGAAGATCTTCCCTCGCCCAACATCTGGTCCTCTTCGTCCCATCGTGCAATGCCAGACTCGGAAGTACAACATGAAGGCAAGGGCTGGGAGAGGCTTTACCCTTGAGGAGCTGAAGGTGACTTGTTTCTTCTATACTTTGAAAATCCTTTAAATCATGTCTCTTTCTCTGGTTTGCCTTTTTTTTATTAAATGTGGGAGAAAATTAATATACCCCTTGTTCAGTATGTGTGGTTTCGTTTCCGCATCAGTTGCTGTCATGCATGTTTCTGGTAAATTGTTCTCATATTCGGCATTTGTTTTTTGTTATTAGTAAGTACTCATATTAGCAATAGTTTATTGTTCTTCCCTTCCTATAAGTGATGAACTGATGTTTGGCATGCAGACTCATATGCTAGCTTGCCATGCCTTTAGTGTATCCTCCTTGCAATCCGATTATTCTATCCAGATGCTGCTGTCATTTCTCATGTATTATGTGCTAATGTTCATTTATGCTGTAACTTGCAGTCAGCGGGCATCCCGAAGAAGCTAGCTCCTACCATTGGCATTTCTGTGGACCACCGCCGTAAAAACCGGTCACTTGAGGGTATGCAGTCTAACATTCAGAGACTCAAGACTTACAAGGCCAAGCTGGTTATCTTCCCAAGGCGTGCTCGCAAGGTTAAGGTATGACTGGAGTTTATTGTTTGTGTACACCATTTTATATTGTTATGTATTCTTCTGTTCATGACCATTATGCTCGTCTTAGGCTGGTGATTCTACCCCTGAGGAACTTGCCACAGCCACCCAGGTCCAGGGTGACTACATGCCTATTACTCGTGGTGAGAAGCGCTCGGTTGAGCTCATGAAGGTCACCGAAGAGATGAAGGCGTTCAAGGCCTACGGCAAGCTACGTGTCGAGAGGATGAACCAGCGCCAGCTTGGCGCCCGCACGAAGAAAGCCGCCGAGGCAGAGAAGGAAGAAAAGAAGTGATAAGATATGTTGTTTCATTCTGCAGCTAGTGAATGTTATCATCGGGAACTTCTTCTAAATTTTGTTTTGGGGCTGGAAATAGAGACCAGCCGATGGCTTTGATACCTGGTACTTGTTTGCATGATATGCTGTTCAGTGTTACCCTTGTTGGCATAATTCGTGGAGGTCAACCAGTATTATTCTCTGATTTATACCCAAAAATGCACTGGTCAAACTATGACTGTTGTTTTCCCTAAATTTTTGGTGGAAGTACTGACGGTTTGAATTAAGAGCAAGTTGCCCTTTTGACCCTGGCATGGAGTATCTCAGCTCAAAACTCTCGTGGACAGTAAAATAATAAAAAACTAGTAAAGTAATCCAAAATTTCTGATTTTCTTGACAAAACTATTCTGAATTATCTTCTTGTGTCCAAATTTTTGTGATGAATCAACATTCCAAAACTAGTCTTTTTGGAGTATCGGTTTTGTTATTTTAGCCTAGATCTCCATGAATGTGATTTCATCATGACAATTTGCATGCTTAACTACCAGTGTTTGtcgtaaaagaaaaaaaaaactgttCTTTTTTTGGTCAAAATTTACTCTTACTTAGAGGCATTAGATAGTGTGTTTGGACCATATATGTCTTTTTTTAAGGACGCCGATAAGTGTGTGAGCGTTAGGGGGTCTGCCCACACATTTGTGTGGTGTATAAAGGAACAGCCCatacacctacgtgtgggcaaaacaagtaatgtcCACACACCTTTTTTCCCCTCCCGacccctctcacacgcgtgcgtgtgggtgaAATAGATAACGCCCATGTAGCACTataaaaaggcatggcaaaaaaacatgttcgggtaaaaaagagagttgccatgtgctcataagcacgctagggcagttgccatgtaaagagaaagagttgccatctgcttacgtgcacgctagggcagttgccacgtaccatgcaaaaacacatggcaactcgggtaaaagagagttgccatctgcttacaagcaaaactagggcagttgccatgtaccctgcagaaACACATGACAACCGCCAACTTTGGTGTGGacgaggagacgggcgtgtgggcgaagtgataaacgcccaaacaccagccccctctgcgtgcgtgaaaactggtgtgtgggcgaattgctaaacacccacacaccagccccccgtgtggtgaaaaagggcgtgtgggcgaccggatgaatgcccacataccagcttagtcctacgtggcacacaaaaactACTATAACGTGCCAAGATTCGTACAGAATTGGTTGGACGAGAATCCATGTGTGTGGGCGAGTTGCCAGACGCCcatacgtgtgggcgttagtgtttttgTTTTTTAAAGGCCAACGCTAGGCGCCGATCGACCGGCCCAATTTCTACAGGTCGCCACGCGTACGTTGGATTAAGCGGCTTTGCGTCGTCAGATTTTCTCCGCATGTCTTGCTTGTTTCCTCCGCATCTATCTGGTCTGAACCTTCGATGTAAACGCACGCATATAAACGGTACCCCGTGCAGCTCGCCGGCACTGGCCGGCCACCAGTGTCCTTCCACGACCACCCAAGCCATGCGCCTACATGCAAAGCTAACTTGCTAGCAGGCAAGCAGCTTAATTGATCTACAGTAGTCAACTTGTAAGCGGACAGACAAGCATCTTAATTGATCTACAAGCAGACGTACGTGCACACGCTGAACTTGATGACCTGAGCTAGCTTAAACTTAGTCGACTTCGATAGAAATTCCCATAGAGTTGCCACCGGCGAGCTCTCGTAAACAGACCTAGACTAGCTGCATCAAAATCGCCAATTCCAGCAAATCGATTCTCTGGTTGAAAATTTTCTTCTCACCCGTTCcagcaaaaaaagaaaatatgcAGCTTCTTCATCTGGGCCACGCCCTGGTCGCCGGTCGCAAGCTTTTTCTGTCGCCGGCCGGttgctggttgaagctttttctgttggaaatatgccctagaggcaataataaaatggttattattatatttccttgttcatgataattgtctattgttcatgctataattgtgttatcccgaaatcgtaatacatgtgtgaatacatagaccacaacatgtccctagtgagcctctagttgactagctcgttgatcaacagatagtcatggtttcctgactatggacattggatgtcattgataacgggatcacatcattagaagaatgatgtgatggacaagacccaatcctaagcatagcacaagatcgtgtagttcgtttgctagagctttttcaaatgtcaagtatcatttcatttccttagaccatgagattgtgcaactcccggataccataggagtgctttgggtgtgccaaacatcacaacgtaactgagtggctataaaggtgcactacgggtatctccgaaagtgtctgttgggttggcacgaatcgagactgggatttgtcactccgtatgacggagaggtatctctaggcccactcggtaatgcatcatcataatgagctcaatgtgaccaagtgtttggtcacgggatcatgcattacggtacgagtaaagtgacttgccggtaacgagattgaacaaggtattgggataccgacgatcgaatctcgggcaagtaacgtaccgattgacaaagggaattgtatacgggattgattgaatcctcgacatcgtggttcatccgatgagatcatcgtggaacatgtgagagccaacatgggtatccagatccgctgttggttattgaccggagagtcgtctcggtcatgtctgcatgtctcccgaacccgtagggtctacacacttaaggttcggtgacgctagagttgtaaagatattagtatgcggttaaccgaaagttgttcggagtcccggatgagatcccggacgtcacgaggagttccggaatggtccggaggtaaagatttatatatgggaagtcctattttggccaccggaaaatgttcgggatttttcggtattgtaccgggaaggttctagaaggttctgaagtggggcccacctgcataggggacccacatgaacgtgggtagtgaggGCAAggcccacacccctggtcaaggcgcaccaagatcccaccttagaaggaataagatcatatcccgaagggataagatcaagatccctaaaaaaagggggataacaatcggtggggaagggaaatgatgggatttctttcccccacctttgccaacgccccaatggacttggagggcaagaaaccagccccctccacccctatatatagtggggaggcgcatgggagcagcaccccaagccctggcgcctccctccctcccatgacacctcttcctccccgcttgcgcttggcgaagccctgccgggatcccgctacttccaccaccacgccgtcgtgctgctggatctccatcaacttctcctcccccctttctggatcaaggaggagacgtccccgctccgtacatgtgttgaacgcggaggtgccatccgttcggcgctaggatcatcggtgatttggatcacgacgagtacgactccatcaaccccgttctcttgaacgcttccgcgcgcgatctacaagggtatgtagatgcactcccctctctcgttggtaaatgactccatagattgatcttggtgatacgtagaaaattttaatttctgcaacgatctccaacatttTCCATATAAGGTTGAAGCTTTCTCTGTAAATAGTTGCAACCTTTCTCTGGTTGTGGTTGCACACTGTCTGGCTGGACCTTTCTCTCTCGTTGGTTGAAGCTTTCTCTGTCAATAGTTGCAACCTTTCTTTGGTTGTGGTTGCATAGTGTCTGGTTGGATCTTTCTCTCttgctggttgaagctttttctatCTACAGCCGAAGCCTTTTCATAAACGGTTGCAACTTTTTTCGTTTGAGCAACACCTGGTTAAAGCTTTCTCTATCGTCtcgttgaagcttttttcatctaAGGTTGGAGCATTTTCTGTCAACGGTTGTAACTTTTCGTGATTGGCAGTGCCGGTTGAAGATTTCTCAAAAGTCGGTTGAAGCTTTTCCATCtagggtgatgaggacatgactaccttggatacgaccaaaaatattgcatacatgcatatttgtcaggtgatttctagtgcaaactattcaataatctatttatgttatccagaacaaaaatacttcacacacttttgtgttttgtctaattgcaggtgtatgggacatttgtagagtctatatatgaagataagggaaaaggagaagtttaggttctgttcaaaaagtcctctcatgtcacttttgggccaagagaagatagagttcaagtctctcacgttctggattcagattcggactacatagacatacctgactcaaaacaccaataactttttcatacgaactccaaattgggtgattctttttttgttggaaaatagatttcgtgctctttccaacccaattggattcaccttcaaattcttccatagcattgagatatcgatgaaacaATCTAACACTGCAGCAGACTccaagtcaaacaacaagtccaaaggtgttgcatcacctccacttgggcccatgagccttgtacgacccagggttggttttaggctgccttgggacgttctcccacctccttggccgccaccccttgctcctatataactagatccatctagtagcttttttccttgggatttgtttagttaaaagttagccattgcaacttcgtgtacttcgtttgtgtccaaggaccagaccaagaccactttcggatccccacctttatcaatccttcatctatattcgcaatattcagattgcattgtcatattcttgcttgttctttgattgcatgCAGGAATAAACCCTCATGGTCAGGCTGatcatgcttccagcatcgtcagtaacctcaggagattggtttagcgattgctaaggcgcaacgtcgtgcacgtttgtagtcagatcgtcaaagtcgactccaccaaatcgttagttatcatctcatcgaaagatcgggacacccccgcctctatgaagtggtatcagttttcaggttgctcggtgagaattcccagtttttcctagattagatttattttcttacctattgtccaagaaaaagccacaaaaaagttagatctattcatcctttgtccaagccagtctaagcctttgcaatttttcatttcattgcttgcatagttgaattatcggttgcattgtcgtgtcgagttgctggtcttagtgtctagttcgtttatagtttcgagttctgttcacattagtcacgccgctgctgcatcgttatcccttccgctgtccaccactcatccatcaatttccacggcgtgctacccaccgttcattgtcataatcatagttgagatcgttcacatcttcgcttgatccaatctgcatcttatctagtttgttttggaaagagggagagagaaaaaaaagacagagaaaaaaagtaaaaaaaagttagagaaaaaaagagaaagaaaaagaaaaaacaagtgagagaaaaaaagagaaaaaaaacaaaatccggatctatctagactcagtctcgtacctgaattcggattggaatctatttTGCGCACTGTCCAGTAAAACAGGCATATCTTACTATACGAAGTCTGTTTTgtctccgtgagtactcaaattaaagctagcaacgagccgcatctaaatagtcgCAAatgctagttcaatatttgacacctaaAAATCGGctcctaaataggtctttttgccctccgaagttcacgaacataacttgttccagtttttcaggccagttttagaattttctgactcctcatatcaactcggaattgagtgattctttttgcgtttgagagcttgagtcagtgccattcttgagaaaaattgtcaaaaatttggcacaaacctttctagaggaaagttggagagaaagttgttggtATATCCCGCTTggcagttgtttcacatcattacctttactgctattgtgatcttcacttttatcttgctgtccagagctactttatatcctttattgatgctagttgtgctacgccttgacctcattagtgttctaggctcgcgtctctagtacggtctagcctaggaccagcacagtgtcgttgagcatttattcaacattgcatctctgaattgattattgctaatcttttgctaccatatatttaagtcttccaagctccacatatttctacaccgcgtatatgtacgttcccctggcaatcgctttactcaatcttcggagttatttgacaccgctggttgcctgtcaccacctgctgcttggtaagaactagtAAGATATTGATACTTGCTTTATTGTGAGcactttaccaccacatcctagtagttcataggaacattactcttgaattttgtttcttttttctactaatcatgacaggttccgaagatagaagttcttggaccacagatacatcttcatcatcatgagaggtgggacaacacacacaagcacgtggtcaggttatctctttaccatcatttgagggtagatttaatcctgctatttatctagcttgggagtgatacgtccattttgcatcatgcttttatattgatatttattgcattatgggctgttattacacattatgtcacaatacttatgcctattctctcttattttacaaggtttacatgaagagggagaatgccggcagctggaattctgggctagaaaaggagcaaatattagagacctattctgcacagctccaaaagtcctgaaacttcacagaagtcatttttggaattaataaaaaatactaatcgaagaaagtaccagagggggcccacaccctggccacgagggtggggggcgcgcccccctacctcatgggccccctggcaggcctccggtgcccatcttctgctatatgaggtcttttaccttggaaaaaaatcataagcaagctttcgggaagaaactccgcagccacgaggcggaaccttggcggaaccaatctagggctccgacagagccgttctgccggggaaacttccctccgggagggggaaatcatctccatcgtcatcaccaacgatcctctcatcgggagggggtcaatctccatcaacatcttcaccagcaccatctcctctaaaaccctagttcatctcttgtatccaatctttgtcccaaagcctcagattggtacctgtgggttgctagtagtgttgattactccttgtagttgatgctagttggtttatttggtggaagatcatatgttcatatcctttatgcatattaatacccctctgattatgaacataaatatgatttgtgagtagttacgtttgttcctgaggacatgggagaagtcttgctataagtagtcgtgttaatttggtattcattcgatattttgatgagatgtatgttgtctttcctctagtggtgttatgtgaacgtcgactacatgacacttcaccattgtgtgggcctagaggaaggcattgggaagtaataagtagatgatgggttgctagagtgacagaagcttaaaccctagtttatgcgttgcttcgtaaggggttgatttggatccatatgtctcatgctgtggttaggtttaccttaatacttcttttgtagttgcggatgcttgcaataggagttaatcataagtgggatgcttgtccaagtaaggacaacacccaagcaccggtccacccacataccaaattatcaaagtaacgaacgcgaatcatatgaacgtgatgaaaactagcttgacgataattcccatgtgtcctcgggagcgcttttctctagataagagtttgtccaggcttgtcctttgctacaaaaaggattgggccatcttgctgcaccttatttacttctattacttgttacccgttacaaattaccttatcacaaaactatctgttaccgataatttcagtgcttgcagagaataccttactgaaaactgcttatcatttccttttgctcctcgttgggttcgacactcttacttatcgaaaggactacgatagatcccctatacttgtgggtcatcagggagcttgaagtagaacaagtttttagtcaccataatttttctgaacttgagagagtacgagctgccactggAGCATTTACTGTTTTTCTTTTGtatggtggagtgtacattgtaagaaaaatattgataaccaacccacaacttggaaagatttgaaagttgtaatgagacaacaattttttcctccttactatcgtcgtgaatttcttcgcaaattggaacaattaaaacaaggcagtaacactgttcatgcttactaccaagagttcaaatcttatatgcataattgtgacataaaagaatctgaggatgatacaatgaatagattttttggtggtttgaaccatgatattcaggcaagatttcagtatattcctcgttgcattactggtatgtatgtttgtgcttgtacctttgagagacagttacaggatgatgcattgggtgactacaacaactactattctaattcgtgctcactaccatcggttgattcctccaccgttgcacctactagagtagccacacctcagattgtgagtgcgacatcatctcaagtgtatggtacattgtcattgtccatacctaCATCAACTACGTATTtgtgacaaggtaacagtaaaggtattgatgatataacttcacatgagaatgatgcatgcctaattaacttaaatacatcatgtgttgagttacatgttgatttgagcacgccacctattttagagaatcatgatactgtcatgaatgcatcatgtgatcaaacaactaaaataccaacaattgtgagtgcgcccattgaattaactgttgatgtcaaagaaccatgtgaatcaggaaataaatcagatttggatcaaatacattttaaaataattgtgccaatgtttaatcattttgatacgacctctaatcttggtgatcattctctgtcaaatgacttattgcatgttttcttatttaagcatgttgtagcatgtaaatttgatgcacgtaaggtttattcaccaatgttgcgatggtttaatgatgaatattgtcaatcttttgatatgaataagagcttcacttatatgtgcaaactgagttgcaatattttcatgccttctacttatgataatattttggctttatattttatgatctatgaaagttactcatgtatacatgtgtcatatgtgcaaaaattaagggaagtaaaaatggatgacatatacatatacaacatgtacaccttgtcccttttgttagccatatttcagattaagcaacgccgaggacggctttgttttcaagaaggggaggatgatgaggacatgattaccttggatacgaccaaaaatattgcatacatgcatatttgtcaggtgatttctagtgcaaactattcaataatctatttatgttatccagaacaaaaatacttcacacacttttgtgtttcgtctaattgcaggtgtatgggacatttgtacaatccacatatgaagataagggaaaaagagaagtttaggttctgttcaaaaagtcctcccacgtcacttttgggccaagagaagatagagtccaagtctctcacgttctggattcagattcggactgcacatacataactgactcaaaacgccaacaactttttcatacgtactccaaattgggtgattcttttttttggaaagtagatttcgtgctctttccaacccaattggattcaccttcaaattcgtccggagcattgagatatcgacgaaacaatctgacgctacaACAGactccgagtcaaacaacaagtccaaaggtgttgcatcacctccacttgggcccatgagcttTGTATGACccagggttggttttaggctgccttgggacgttctcccacctccttggccgccaccccttgctcctatataactagatccatctagtagctttttccttgggatttgtttagttaaaagttagccattgcaacttcgtgtacttcatttgtgtcgaACAACCAGACCAAGAACGCTTTCGGATCCCCACGTTTATCAAtccttcatctatattcgcaatatttagattgcattgtcatattctt
Protein-coding regions in this window:
- the LOC123165450 gene encoding 60S ribosomal protein L13-1, yielding MVKHNNVIPNGHFKKHWQNYVKTWFNQPARKQRRRIARQKKAVKIFPRPTSGPLRPIVQCQTRKYNMKARAGRGFTLEELKSAGIPKKLAPTIGISVDHRRKNRSLEGMQSNIQRLKTYKAKLVIFPRRARKVKAGDSTPEELATATQVQGDYMPITRGEKRSVELMKVTEEMKAFKAYGKLRVERMNQRQLGARTKKAAEAEKEEKK